One region of Rhodocaloribacter litoris genomic DNA includes:
- a CDS encoding GAF domain-containing protein — MTNDRNDTFPFERVLSLRPLIDFWQEVAADASSPRAALGRTILAMLDEAPDLREPITDLAPLERHIELLDLMMTAVFPMALWEQTHAAAFVPFDLVSFYATPAFARLKLLEHLQDDLLINGQPFDPGEMNHMKTMLAYHHILNRFYGIDSCIDFPLIVTTTDEQTGLKRHFKISTDTRFIDIETRAPFKPLSEEQIQRLLADPMNQNLWQEWLPPEQFVFHGFTILTAVDVTVQQILSLLKDDLLQREALTSVDRIDTLQTRLRMLLRAPQLQVGLIGFLRDNGEAITGARAVGRSLLMSEDTLPACEDQCHSYYVQALKMRQPLIVTDLQTCEVCTGFEQHLRQQHLRNLVIAPLWYEDQLLGLLELASPRPGAVNAANAVVLDEVITLLATAMKRSLEEQEDRIQALIKKHYTAIHPTVEWRFRKAALTYMQRQETGEHAELEPIVFHNVYPLYGLSDIRDSSTIRNAAIQADLIEQLGMALGIIIEASTHRPLPVLDELGYRLGKYIDELVSGLHSGDETLIFNFLRDDVESLFDQLATMHERVRERIEAYRTALDPGLGILYRQRKDFEESVTLINETISAYLDRREEQAQQMFPHYFEKYKTDGVDYNIYVGASLVEQQPFDRLYLRNLRLWQLMTMCGVVWELNRLHPKLPIPLETAHLILVQDVPLSIRFRQDEKRFDVDGAYNIRYEIVKKRIDKARIRGRDERLTQPGKIAIVYSQPREAEEYLRYIEYLQASGYLKDPVEHLELEDLQGVYGLHALRVTVADGEPEAEVLYAVPAELTTPLEATGGDGAAHEPA, encoded by the coding sequence ATGACGAACGACCGAAACGACACCTTTCCCTTCGAGCGGGTGCTCAGCCTCAGGCCGCTGATCGACTTCTGGCAGGAGGTGGCCGCGGATGCCTCGTCGCCGCGCGCGGCGCTGGGCCGTACCATCCTCGCCATGCTGGACGAGGCGCCCGACCTGCGCGAGCCCATCACCGACCTGGCCCCGCTCGAACGACACATCGAACTGCTGGACCTGATGATGACGGCCGTCTTCCCGATGGCCCTGTGGGAACAGACCCACGCCGCCGCCTTCGTCCCGTTCGACCTGGTCAGCTTCTACGCCACCCCCGCCTTCGCCCGCCTCAAGCTCCTGGAACACCTGCAGGACGACCTGCTCATCAACGGGCAACCCTTCGATCCCGGGGAGATGAACCACATGAAGACGATGCTGGCTTATCACCACATCCTGAACCGGTTCTACGGGATCGACAGCTGCATCGACTTTCCGCTCATCGTCACCACGACGGACGAGCAGACGGGGCTCAAGCGGCACTTCAAGATCAGCACCGACACCCGGTTCATCGACATCGAGACGCGCGCGCCGTTCAAGCCGCTCTCCGAGGAACAGATCCAGCGCCTGCTGGCCGACCCGATGAACCAGAACCTCTGGCAGGAGTGGCTCCCGCCCGAGCAGTTCGTCTTCCACGGCTTCACCATCCTGACGGCCGTGGACGTGACCGTGCAGCAGATCCTGTCATTGCTCAAAGACGACCTGCTCCAGCGCGAGGCCCTCACGTCGGTCGACCGGATCGACACGCTGCAGACGCGGCTGCGGATGCTCCTGCGGGCCCCGCAGCTCCAGGTCGGCCTGATCGGCTTCCTGCGCGACAACGGCGAGGCCATCACCGGCGCCCGCGCCGTCGGGCGCAGCCTGCTCATGAGCGAGGACACCTTGCCGGCCTGCGAGGACCAGTGCCATTCCTATTACGTGCAGGCCCTGAAGATGCGGCAGCCACTCATCGTCACCGACCTGCAAACCTGCGAGGTCTGCACAGGGTTTGAACAACACCTGCGCCAGCAGCACCTGCGCAACCTGGTCATCGCCCCGCTCTGGTACGAGGACCAGTTGCTGGGCCTGCTCGAACTGGCCTCGCCCCGCCCCGGGGCGGTCAACGCCGCCAACGCCGTGGTGCTCGACGAGGTGATCACCCTGCTCGCCACCGCCATGAAGCGTAGTCTCGAAGAGCAGGAAGACCGGATACAGGCCCTCATCAAGAAGCATTACACGGCCATCCACCCCACGGTCGAGTGGCGCTTCCGAAAGGCGGCCCTCACCTACATGCAGCGGCAAGAGACGGGCGAGCACGCCGAGCTGGAGCCCATCGTCTTCCACAACGTCTACCCGCTCTACGGCCTCTCGGACATCCGCGACTCGTCGACGATCCGGAATGCCGCCATCCAGGCGGATCTGATCGAGCAACTCGGCATGGCGCTGGGCATCATCATCGAAGCCAGCACCCACCGCCCCCTTCCGGTCCTCGACGAGCTGGGCTACCGCCTGGGTAAATACATCGACGAGCTGGTTTCGGGCCTGCACTCCGGCGACGAGACGCTCATCTTCAACTTCCTCCGCGACGACGTCGAATCCCTCTTCGACCAGCTCGCCACCATGCACGAGCGCGTACGCGAGCGGATCGAAGCCTACCGCACAGCCCTCGACCCCGGCCTCGGCATCCTCTACCGCCAGCGTAAGGACTTCGAAGAAAGCGTCACCCTCATCAACGAAACCATCTCGGCCTACCTCGATCGGCGCGAGGAACAGGCCCAGCAGATGTTCCCGCACTACTTCGAGAAGTACAAAACGGACGGGGTCGACTACAACATCTACGTTGGTGCCTCGCTCGTCGAGCAACAGCCGTTCGACCGGCTCTACCTGCGCAACCTCCGGCTGTGGCAGCTCATGACGATGTGCGGCGTCGTCTGGGAGCTGAACCGGCTCCATCCGAAGCTGCCGATCCCCCTGGAGACCGCCCACCTGATCCTGGTCCAGGACGTGCCGCTCTCGATCCGCTTCCGGCAGGACGAAAAACGCTTCGACGTGGACGGCGCCTACAACATCCGCTACGAGATCGTCAAGAAACGCATCGACAAGGCCCGCATCCGGGGACGCGACGAACGCCTGACGCAGCCGGGCAAGATCGCCATCGTCTATTCCCAGCCGCGCGAAGCCGAAGAATACCTTCGCTACATCGAATACCTGCAGGCTTCGGGCTACCTGAAGGACCCGGTAGAGCACCTCGAACTGGAAGACCTGCAGGGGGTCTACGGCCTGCATGCGCTGCGCGTCACGGTGGCCGACGGCGAGCCGGAAGCCGAGGTGCTTTACGCCGTCCCGGCCGAGCTGACAACGCCCCTCGAGGCAACGGGAGGGGACGGTGCAGCCCACGAACCCGCCTAG
- the proS gene encoding proline--tRNA ligase, which yields MADAITPRAEDYSQWYLDVVRHAKLADYSPVRGCMIIRPNGYALWENMQRVLDGMFKETGHENAYFPVFIPESFLAREAAHVEGFAKECAVVTHSRLTATEDGRGLMPDPASKLEENLIVRPTSETIIWDTYSRWIQSWRDLPILINQWANVVRWEMRTRLFLRTMEFLWQEGHTAHATREEALEETLRILDIYTRFAEEYMAMPVLRGLKSESERFAGAVETYCIEALMQDGKALQAGTSHFLGQNFARAFNCQFQNKNNELEYVWSTSWGVSTRLIGALIMTHSDDQGLVLPPRLAPTQVVIVPIYRQDDERTAVLEAAERIARTLRDAGISVRLDAREGYRPGWKFNEHEVQGVPVRLALGPRDVRNHAVELARRDTREKETIPQEGLTERVRATLDAIQRNLFDRALAFREAHTTRVDTYDDFKAVLDEKGGFVLAHWDGTPETEARIKAETTATIRCIPLERDDTPGTDMITGKPSKGRVVFARAY from the coding sequence ATGGCTGACGCTATCACCCCTCGCGCCGAAGACTACTCGCAGTGGTATCTCGACGTGGTTCGCCATGCGAAGCTGGCCGACTATTCGCCCGTCCGGGGATGCATGATCATCCGCCCGAACGGCTATGCGCTCTGGGAGAACATGCAGCGGGTGCTCGACGGCATGTTCAAGGAGACCGGCCACGAGAACGCCTACTTCCCGGTTTTCATCCCGGAGTCGTTCCTGGCACGGGAGGCGGCCCACGTCGAGGGGTTTGCGAAGGAATGTGCCGTGGTGACGCACTCCCGCCTGACCGCGACCGAAGACGGGCGGGGCCTCATGCCCGACCCCGCCTCGAAGCTGGAGGAAAACCTGATCGTGCGCCCCACCAGCGAGACGATCATCTGGGACACCTACAGCCGCTGGATCCAGTCCTGGCGTGACCTCCCCATCCTGATCAACCAGTGGGCGAACGTGGTCCGCTGGGAGATGCGCACCCGGCTGTTTCTGCGCACCATGGAGTTCCTCTGGCAGGAGGGCCACACGGCGCACGCCACCCGCGAAGAAGCCCTCGAGGAAACCCTGCGCATCCTCGACATCTACACCCGCTTCGCGGAAGAGTACATGGCGATGCCGGTCCTGCGCGGGCTCAAGTCGGAAAGCGAACGTTTCGCCGGGGCGGTCGAGACCTATTGTATCGAGGCCCTCATGCAGGACGGCAAGGCGTTGCAGGCCGGCACCAGCCACTTCCTGGGGCAGAACTTCGCCCGGGCCTTCAACTGCCAGTTCCAGAACAAGAACAACGAGCTCGAATACGTGTGGTCCACGTCCTGGGGCGTCTCGACGCGGCTCATCGGGGCCCTCATCATGACGCACTCGGACGATCAGGGCCTGGTGCTGCCGCCCCGCCTGGCCCCCACCCAGGTGGTGATCGTGCCCATCTACCGGCAGGACGACGAGCGCACCGCCGTCCTGGAGGCGGCCGAACGCATCGCCCGGACGCTGCGGGACGCCGGGATCTCCGTCCGGCTCGACGCCCGCGAAGGCTATCGCCCGGGCTGGAAGTTCAACGAGCACGAGGTGCAGGGGGTCCCCGTTCGCCTGGCCCTGGGCCCGCGCGACGTGCGCAACCACGCCGTCGAGCTCGCCCGGCGCGACACGCGCGAGAAGGAAACGATTCCCCAGGAGGGCCTCACGGAACGCGTCCGCGCCACGCTCGACGCCATCCAGCGCAACCTCTTCGACCGTGCCCTGGCTTTCCGCGAAGCCCACACCACCCGCGTCGACACCTACGACGACTTCAAGGCCGTGCTCGACGAAAAGGGCGGCTTCGTCCTGGCCCACTGGGACGGCACGCCCGAAACGGAAGCCCGCATCAAGGCCGAAACGACGGCCACGATCCGGTGCATCCCCCTGGAACGGGACGACACGCCGGGCACCGACATGATCACCGGCAAACCCTCGAAAGGACGTGTCGTCTTCGCACGGGCCTACTGA
- a CDS encoding PAS domain S-box protein, whose protein sequence is MSRIPVSILPPVEEGGFPQYLDLDGAVLLVLDRAGRVLRLNRHGSDVLGLPEEEVVGRDWFARFIPPRFREEARRAFEALLGGEAGSGGYAEHPVQTASGEERILAWNNVAVRDAAGHIVAVLSTGTDVTERRRAEDERFRTLYNRTPAMLHSIDRDGRIVSVSDYWLERMGYTREEVVGRPLTAFMDEDSRRRAVEEHFPNFFEQGFCKDVAYRLLRKDGTPMEVLLSATAERNAAGQVVRSLAVVVDVTEQKRTEQALRESEARVRAILETTVDGIITIDSRGIIQSFNRAAERIFGYAAGEIIGRSVNVLMPEPYRSEHDGYIRNYLETGHKKIIGIGREVYGRRRDGTTFPMELAVSEVRLDGEVTFTGIVRDITERRRLEQEILRISDQERRRIGQDLHDGLGQMLTGVGLITRTLARQLAREGHPQAGTLAEVTGTIQEADQFARSLSRGLVPVDVDEHGLAVALSRLARNAERLFGITCHFEEVGTPAIYDADVALHLYRIAQEAVSNAVKHGRADHVRIVLAAGAGSVRLRIQDNGVGFPEHPSEERGMGVRIMQYRARIIDGVLDIRSGPEGGTVVTCTLAGRPLFPQPTAEQP, encoded by the coding sequence ATGTCACGTATTCCCGTTTCGATTCTGCCTCCCGTGGAGGAGGGCGGCTTCCCGCAGTACCTGGACCTGGACGGCGCCGTCTTGCTCGTGCTCGACCGTGCCGGGCGGGTGCTGCGCCTCAACCGGCACGGCAGCGACGTGCTCGGCCTGCCGGAGGAGGAGGTCGTGGGCCGGGACTGGTTCGCGCGTTTCATCCCGCCCCGGTTCCGCGAAGAGGCCCGGCGTGCCTTCGAGGCTCTGCTGGGCGGGGAGGCCGGCAGCGGCGGGTATGCCGAGCATCCCGTCCAGACGGCATCGGGCGAGGAGCGGATCCTGGCCTGGAACAACGTCGCGGTGCGGGATGCGGCCGGGCATATCGTGGCCGTGCTGAGCACCGGGACGGACGTCACCGAGCGGCGCCGGGCCGAGGACGAACGCTTCCGCACGCTCTACAACCGGACGCCGGCCATGCTCCACTCCATCGATCGAGACGGGCGCATCGTCAGTGTCAGCGACTACTGGCTCGAGCGGATGGGTTACACGCGGGAGGAGGTGGTGGGCCGGCCGCTGACCGCATTCATGGACGAGGACTCCCGCCGACGGGCCGTCGAGGAGCACTTTCCCAACTTCTTCGAACAGGGGTTTTGCAAGGACGTGGCGTATCGTTTGCTGCGGAAAGACGGTACCCCGATGGAGGTGCTCCTCTCGGCCACCGCCGAGCGGAACGCCGCCGGGCAGGTCGTCCGCTCGCTGGCGGTGGTGGTGGACGTCACCGAGCAGAAACGTACCGAACAGGCCCTCCGGGAGAGCGAGGCCCGCGTCCGGGCCATTCTGGAGACGACCGTCGACGGCATCATCACCATCGACAGCCGGGGCATCATCCAGTCCTTCAACCGGGCGGCGGAGCGCATCTTCGGCTATGCGGCGGGCGAGATCATCGGCCGGAGTGTGAACGTGCTCATGCCCGAGCCGTACCGCAGCGAGCACGACGGCTACATCCGCAATTACCTCGAAACGGGTCACAAGAAGATCATCGGCATCGGGCGCGAGGTCTACGGCCGTCGCCGGGACGGCACGACGTTCCCGATGGAGCTGGCCGTGAGCGAGGTTCGCCTCGACGGCGAGGTCACCTTCACCGGCATCGTGCGCGACATCACGGAGCGGCGCCGGCTCGAACAGGAGATCCTGCGCATCAGCGACCAGGAGCGGCGCCGGATCGGGCAGGACCTGCACGACGGCCTCGGCCAGATGCTTACGGGCGTCGGCCTGATCACCCGTACCCTGGCCCGGCAGCTGGCGCGCGAAGGACACCCGCAGGCCGGCACCCTGGCCGAGGTCACCGGGACGATCCAGGAGGCCGACCAGTTCGCCCGGAGCCTCTCGCGCGGGCTCGTGCCGGTGGACGTGGACGAGCACGGCCTGGCGGTGGCGCTGAGCCGGCTGGCCAGGAATGCCGAACGGCTCTTCGGCATCACCTGCCACTTCGAGGAGGTCGGTACCCCCGCCATCTACGACGCAGACGTGGCCCTGCATCTCTATCGCATTGCCCAGGAAGCCGTCAGCAACGCCGTCAAGCACGGCCGGGCCGATCACGTGCGCATCGTGCTGGCGGCCGGCGCGGGGTCGGTGCGCCTGCGCATCCAGGACAATGGCGTGGGCTTTCCCGAGCATCCGAGCGAGGAGCGGGGCATGGGCGTGCGCATCATGCAATACCGTGCCCGCATCATCGACGGCGTGCTCGACATCCGTTCCGGCCCGGAAGGCGGAACCGTCGTCACCTGCACCCTCGCCGGTCGCCCCCTGTTTCCTCAACCGACTGCCGAACAGCCATGA
- a CDS encoding carbamoyltransferase family protein has translation MNILGISCWYHDAAACLVQDGRIVAAAQEERFTRRKHDPSFPRHAIAYCLREAGLAARDLDLVAFYDKPFLKFERLLETYVATAPKGLRSFIRAMPLWLKQKLWIPDLIARELDYDGTIVFPEHHESHAASAFYPSPFERAAFLTADGVGEWATTSYGFGEGNRLRILAEIHFPHSLGLLYSAFTYFCGFKVNSGEYKLMGLAPYGEPRYVDVILSELIDLKEDGSFRLNMDYFTYAHGLRMTGRRFARLFGGPRRVPEGPLTRREMDLARSIQVVTEEVMLRLARHVHRATGMKHLCLAGGVALNCVANGRLLRETPFEQLWIQPAAGDAGGALGAALMAWHDYLGRTRIPAVPDAMQGACLGPAFSDADIAAFLEREGVPYEHLASEDDLVRRVAALLAAQKVVGWFQGRMEFGPRALGNRSILADPRGRDMQRRVNLKIKFRESFRPFAPSVLAGRAGTFFDLDVESPYMLLVAPVRGARIEGEGLERLRHIDAPLPAVTHVDGSARIQTVDAATNPRFYRLLEAFAAETGCPVLVNTSFNVRGEPIVCTPEDAYRCFRRTHMDALVLGSYLVTKEMLPGAEATVLTPEAVAAAFEPD, from the coding sequence TTGAACATCCTCGGCATCTCATGCTGGTACCATGACGCGGCCGCCTGCCTGGTGCAGGACGGGCGGATCGTGGCGGCCGCCCAGGAGGAGCGCTTCACCCGGCGCAAACACGATCCCTCCTTTCCGCGCCATGCCATCGCCTATTGCCTGCGCGAGGCCGGTCTGGCCGCCCGGGACCTCGACCTCGTCGCCTTCTATGACAAGCCGTTCCTCAAATTCGAGCGGCTGCTGGAGACGTACGTCGCCACGGCGCCGAAGGGGCTGCGTTCCTTCATCCGGGCGATGCCGCTCTGGCTCAAGCAGAAACTCTGGATCCCCGACCTGATTGCCCGGGAGCTGGACTACGACGGGACCATTGTTTTCCCCGAACACCACGAAAGCCACGCCGCGAGTGCCTTCTATCCTTCCCCGTTCGAGCGGGCCGCCTTCCTGACGGCCGACGGCGTCGGCGAATGGGCCACGACGTCCTACGGCTTCGGGGAGGGAAACCGGCTGCGCATCCTGGCCGAGATCCACTTTCCCCACTCGCTGGGGTTGCTCTACAGCGCTTTCACCTACTTCTGCGGCTTCAAGGTCAACTCGGGCGAATACAAGCTGATGGGGCTGGCACCCTACGGCGAGCCGCGCTACGTCGACGTGATCCTCTCCGAGCTGATCGACCTGAAGGAGGACGGGTCGTTCCGGCTGAACATGGACTATTTCACGTATGCGCACGGGCTGCGGATGACGGGGCGGCGGTTCGCCCGGCTCTTCGGTGGCCCGCGGCGCGTGCCCGAAGGGCCGCTGACCCGTCGCGAGATGGACCTGGCCCGCTCCATCCAGGTGGTGACGGAAGAGGTGATGTTGCGCCTGGCGCGTCACGTGCACCGGGCCACGGGAATGAAGCACCTGTGCCTGGCCGGTGGCGTGGCACTCAACTGTGTGGCCAACGGCCGGCTTCTGCGCGAGACCCCGTTCGAGCAGCTCTGGATCCAGCCGGCCGCCGGGGATGCCGGCGGCGCGCTCGGGGCGGCCCTGATGGCCTGGCACGACTACCTGGGCCGTACCCGCATCCCCGCCGTGCCGGATGCCATGCAGGGTGCCTGCCTGGGGCCCGCTTTCTCCGATGCCGACATCGCCGCCTTCCTCGAACGCGAGGGCGTTCCTTACGAGCACCTGGCCAGCGAAGACGACCTCGTCCGCCGTGTGGCCGCCCTGCTGGCCGCGCAGAAGGTCGTCGGGTGGTTTCAGGGAAGGATGGAGTTCGGTCCCCGTGCCCTGGGCAACCGCTCGATCCTGGCCGACCCGCGCGGGCGTGACATGCAACGCCGGGTCAACCTGAAGATCAAGTTTCGCGAGAGCTTCCGGCCCTTCGCCCCGAGTGTCCTCGCCGGGCGGGCAGGCACCTTCTTCGACCTCGACGTCGAGAGTCCCTACATGCTGCTCGTGGCGCCGGTGCGCGGGGCCCGCATCGAAGGAGAAGGGCTCGAACGGCTGCGCCACATCGACGCCCCCCTTCCCGCCGTCACCCACGTCGACGGCTCGGCCCGCATCCAGACGGTCGATGCGGCCACGAACCCCCGGTTCTATCGCCTGCTCGAAGCGTTCGCCGCCGAGACGGGCTGCCCGGTGCTGGTCAACACCAGCTTCAACGTCCGGGGCGAGCCCATCGTCTGTACGCCCGAAGACGCCTACCGGTGCTTCCGCCGCACCCACATGGACGCGCTGGTGCTGGGTTCCTACCTCGTCACCAAAGAGATGCTGCCCGGGGCCGAGGCGACCGTCCTCACCCCCGAAGCCGTGGCGGCGGCATTCGAACCGGACTAG
- a CDS encoding SLC13 family permease, producing MRWTLFRKGPEAVPGRLKTAGAVAGPVLFALMLLAGVPEELGTAAWRTAAVGVLMAIWWMTEALPIAVTALLPLILFPVLGIADLDATAAPYANPLIFLFLGGFILAQGLQRWGVHRRIALGVVARVGTRPGGLIAGFMLASALLSMWVSNTATALMMLPIGRSVAELSDGPVEAGTPARRSFAVALMLGIAYACSIGGLGTLIGTPPNTLLAAFMAETYGRPIDFARWMLVGVPVVATGLPLAFLVLTRLVFPLRLASLPGGRALVEQERRRQGPMRLPERLVLAVFILTALLWMTRPLLAAYVPGLSDTGIAIFGAVLLFVLPVDRSGRRFLLNWRDAEALPWGVLLLFGGGLTLAAAINDTGLATWIGAALEGIGTWPRPLVVLMMTLVVILLTELTSNTATAAAFLPVVASVAVGLGEDPLRFAVPAALAASCAFMLPVATPPNAIVYGSGLLSMPQMARAGLVLNLLFTFLITVLALLLVPRVFGPGA from the coding sequence ATGAGGTGGACCCTGTTCCGGAAGGGCCCGGAGGCGGTGCCGGGACGCCTGAAGACCGCCGGTGCCGTTGCCGGGCCGGTGCTCTTTGCGCTGATGTTGCTGGCGGGCGTTCCGGAGGAGCTCGGCACGGCGGCCTGGCGGACGGCCGCCGTAGGGGTGCTGATGGCCATCTGGTGGATGACCGAAGCCCTGCCCATCGCCGTGACGGCGCTGCTGCCCCTCATCCTTTTCCCGGTGCTCGGCATCGCCGACCTCGACGCGACGGCGGCGCCCTACGCCAACCCGCTCATCTTCCTCTTTCTCGGCGGGTTCATCCTGGCGCAGGGCCTGCAGCGGTGGGGGGTGCACCGGCGCATCGCGCTGGGCGTCGTTGCCCGGGTCGGCACACGACCCGGGGGGCTCATTGCCGGCTTCATGCTCGCCTCGGCGCTGCTGAGCATGTGGGTCAGCAACACCGCCACCGCCCTGATGATGTTGCCCATCGGCCGCTCGGTTGCCGAGCTGTCGGACGGCCCGGTGGAGGCGGGGACGCCCGCCCGGCGGTCGTTTGCCGTGGCGCTGATGCTCGGCATCGCCTACGCGTGTAGCATCGGCGGGCTGGGCACCCTCATCGGCACCCCGCCGAACACGCTGCTGGCGGCCTTCATGGCCGAGACGTACGGTCGTCCGATCGACTTTGCCCGGTGGATGCTCGTCGGCGTGCCGGTGGTAGCCACCGGCCTGCCGCTGGCTTTTCTGGTCCTGACGCGCCTCGTCTTTCCACTGCGGCTGGCGTCGCTGCCGGGCGGGCGGGCGCTGGTCGAGCAGGAGCGCCGGCGCCAGGGACCGATGCGGTTGCCGGAACGGCTCGTGCTCGCGGTGTTCATCCTGACGGCGCTGCTCTGGATGACCCGCCCGCTGCTGGCCGCGTATGTGCCGGGCCTCTCCGATACCGGCATCGCCATCTTCGGCGCCGTGCTGCTCTTCGTGCTGCCCGTCGACCGTTCCGGGCGCCGGTTCCTGTTGAACTGGCGGGACGCCGAGGCCCTGCCCTGGGGCGTGCTCCTCCTCTTCGGCGGCGGCCTCACCCTGGCGGCGGCCATCAACGACACGGGCCTGGCGACGTGGATCGGGGCGGCGCTGGAAGGGATCGGCACGTGGCCGCGCCCGCTCGTCGTGCTGATGATGACGCTGGTCGTGATCCTGCTGACCGAGCTGACGAGCAACACGGCCACGGCCGCGGCGTTTCTGCCCGTGGTGGCCTCGGTGGCGGTCGGGCTCGGAGAGGATCCGCTTCGCTTCGCCGTTCCGGCGGCGCTGGCGGCCAGCTGTGCGTTCATGCTGCCGGTGGCGACCCCGCCGAACGCCATCGTCTACGGCAGTGGCCTGCTGTCGATGCCGCAGATGGCCCGTGCCGGTCTCGTGCTCAACCTCCTTTTCACCTTCCTGATCACCGTGCTTGCCCTGCTGCTCGTTCCGCGGGTCTTCGGCCCCGGCGCGTAA
- a CDS encoding OmpP1/FadL family transporter, which produces MFSKGWWLPVLALATAGMLATTAHAQTGEDILRFTARFPGVGPVMTGMGGAGVAGVDDFSALFLNPAGLAYFRTSAVSGSLASLSTEEEGVFRVPGTRNALSNDISDTQMGHLAYVYRFPTRRGSLAFGVALGQVNTFERDLLFEGRNPSNSITDFFMPLPGEFTLEEDEQGLFPVFTRDLSFIAFETFAIDLDPDLVQAGDPVPFVPAVTRGTVAQVGSVTETGSMRELNFGGAFEAARDVMVGLSVNIPFGTYHFLRVFEEEDIDNANDGTGGTTDFDFLRFEERFRSELVGVNVRAGVTARLAPQVRVGFTVETPTRYDVDEEFDTLLETFFDNGDVFVYGDEAREDAGSGVFEYDIVTPWRLGAGLTVENAGFTLSADAEFVDWSQMELEADGFSFADENRRIRRAYDAVVNARLGVAYTLGAFVLRGGFAYQPDPRTADDEVDRDRLFYAAGFGYRVNEQFQLDFGWMQERFDDQYRPYVEVTDAPVVDEQVVRNRFVLGVKVSF; this is translated from the coding sequence ATGTTTTCGAAAGGGTGGTGGTTGCCGGTGCTGGCGCTGGCAACGGCCGGGATGCTGGCGACCACCGCGCATGCCCAGACCGGTGAGGATATCCTGCGGTTCACCGCGCGTTTTCCGGGCGTCGGGCCGGTGATGACGGGGATGGGCGGGGCCGGGGTGGCCGGCGTGGACGACTTTTCCGCCCTCTTCCTGAACCCGGCCGGTCTGGCCTATTTCCGGACCTCGGCCGTCTCCGGGTCGCTTGCCTCGCTCTCGACCGAAGAAGAAGGCGTTTTTCGGGTGCCGGGCACCCGCAATGCCCTGAGCAACGACATCAGCGATACGCAGATGGGGCACCTCGCTTACGTCTATCGTTTCCCGACGCGGCGCGGCAGCCTGGCCTTCGGGGTGGCCCTCGGCCAGGTCAACACCTTCGAACGCGACCTGCTCTTCGAGGGGCGGAACCCCAGCAACTCCATCACCGATTTCTTCATGCCCCTGCCGGGCGAATTCACCCTCGAAGAGGACGAGCAGGGCCTCTTTCCCGTCTTTACCCGGGATCTCTCCTTCATCGCCTTCGAGACGTTCGCCATCGACCTCGATCCAGACCTGGTGCAGGCGGGCGACCCGGTGCCTTTCGTGCCGGCCGTCACGCGGGGGACCGTGGCGCAGGTGGGCAGTGTCACCGAAACCGGGAGCATGCGTGAGCTCAACTTCGGCGGGGCGTTCGAGGCTGCCCGGGACGTGATGGTCGGTCTCTCGGTCAACATCCCCTTCGGCACGTACCACTTCCTCCGGGTCTTCGAAGAAGAGGACATCGACAACGCCAACGACGGCACCGGCGGCACGACCGACTTCGACTTTCTTCGCTTCGAGGAGCGTTTCCGCTCCGAGCTCGTCGGCGTCAACGTGCGGGCGGGGGTGACGGCCCGCCTGGCACCCCAGGTACGGGTCGGCTTCACCGTCGAGACGCCTACCCGCTACGACGTCGACGAGGAGTTCGACACGCTGCTCGAAACCTTCTTCGACAACGGGGACGTGTTCGTCTACGGAGACGAGGCCCGGGAGGACGCCGGCTCGGGTGTCTTCGAGTACGACATCGTCACGCCTTGGCGCCTGGGAGCGGGCCTGACCGTCGAGAACGCCGGCTTTACCCTCTCGGCCGATGCCGAGTTCGTGGACTGGTCGCAGATGGAACTCGAGGCCGATGGTTTCTCTTTCGCCGACGAGAACCGCCGGATCCGCCGGGCCTACGACGCCGTCGTCAACGCCCGCCTCGGGGTTGCCTATACGCTGGGGGCGTTCGTCCTGCGGGGTGGTTTTGCCTACCAGCCCGATCCCCGCACGGCAGACGACGAGGTCGACCGCGACCGCCTGTTCTACGCTGCCGGCTTCGGTTACCGCGTCAACGAGCAGTTCCAGCTCGACTTCGGCTGGATGCAGGAACGCTTCGACGACCAGTACCGCCCCTACGTGGAGGTGACCGACGCCCCGGTGGTGGACGAGCAGGTCGTGCGCAACCGTTTCGTCCTCGGCGTGAAGGTGTCTTTCTAG